The sequence below is a genomic window from Oligoflexia bacterium.
TGTATCTAGAGCAACCAAACATGCATTGTTGGTGTGCGATATGCCATTTGGTTCGTATCAAGTGAGCCAGGAAAAGGCTGTTGCTAACGCTATTAAGTTAATGGCCAAAGGTAGAGCTCATGCGGTTAAGCTTGAAGGTGGAGAAGAGCTGGTTGATACAATAAAAAAAATTGTAGCTGCGGGTATTCCAGTCATGGGACATATTGGTTTACGCCCACAGTCCGTTCATCAGCAAAGTGGCTATAAAAAACAAGGTAAAACCGATACAGCCAAACAACAATTAATGAAAGATGCTAAAGCTTTAGAGAAGGCTGGAGTTTTTTCAATTGTATTGGAGTGTGTAGAAGAAACACTTGCGCAAGTTATCAGTAAAGAACTTAGCATACCAACCATTGGCATAGGTTCTGGAAAAGCATGTGATGGTCAAGTTTTAGTGACATATGATATGTTGGGGCTTAATACAGGGTATGTTCCAAATTTTGTTAAGGTGACGGGCAACTTACAGCAAGTGATGCAGCAGGGTGTTGAACAGTACAAACAATGGATTAATGAAAGTTAATAGGACAATACAATGTTATTGATTGATGTTGGAAATACAAAAACAGCTTTGGCTTGGGCAGACCAAGGAAAAATATTATACAGTTGGAAAATAGCAACGCATGCGCATAGACTTAAAGATGAATATATTGTATTTATCAATCAGGTTTTTAAAGAAAAAAATTTGCCCAGTATCAATGATGAAACACCTGTTGTTTTGTGTTCCGTTGTTCCAAAGGTAAGTTCAGAGTTAACCAAACTAAGCAAACGCGTGTTTGTTTTACATTCTGCAATTGAAGTATCCTTTAAAATAAAAGTTGAGTCGCCACATACCATTGGCGCAGATAGACTGGCAGATTTAGAAGCAGCATTGCAGCATTATGAAACACCATTGATTGTTATTGATTTTGGAACAGCAACCACTTTGAGTGTGGTGAATGAAAAAAAAGAGT
It includes:
- a CDS encoding type III pantothenate kinase, with translation MLLIDVGNTKTALAWADQGKILYSWKIATHAHRLKDEYIVFINQVFKEKNLPSINDETPVVLCSVVPKVSSELTKLSKRVFVLHSAIEVSFKIKVESPHTIGADRLADLEAALQHYETPLIVIDFGTATTLSVVNEKKEFIGGLICPGFGISAEALFEKAAALSSIHYNKSDSIVGFNTQTALSNGVCMGHASMVEALVQKICAEKQWTKTQVIATGGALDSIGQYLPNNFIAHEHLALHGLLKLGEKQFFKKNKA
- the panB gene encoding 3-methyl-2-oxobutanoate hydroxymethyltransferase, with the protein product MNKPMRISDIQNKKKQGEKISMLTAYDYPIAKILDESGVDMLLVGDSLGNVVLGYPDTLSVSMQDMVHHCSAVSRATKHALLVCDMPFGSYQVSQEKAVANAIKLMAKGRAHAVKLEGGEELVDTIKKIVAAGIPVMGHIGLRPQSVHQQSGYKKQGKTDTAKQQLMKDAKALEKAGVFSIVLECVEETLAQVISKELSIPTIGIGSGKACDGQVLVTYDMLGLNTGYVPNFVKVTGNLQQVMQQGVEQYKQWINES